CCGAGTTTTACAAGTTGTTGTCGCGCCATGAGCTGGATGCCAATGATTTTAAAGAATAATTATTGTGAGTTAGTGGTAATAATTATTCCCTGATAAAGCTGAAATAGAGTTTAAACACAAATGAGCAGATCACTTTCCATTGCGTTAGCCCAGTTGAATTGGCTGGTTGGCGATATTGAAGGCAACACGGAACGTATGTTGCAAACCTTAAATGAGCAGCAGAAGGCGGGTGCTTCACTGGTTATGTTCTCCGAGCTGGCTTTGTCCGGTTATCCGCCAGAAGATCTGCTGTATCGTGATGATTTCTATCAACGTTGTGAAGCACAACTGGATCGTTTGCAGGCGGCAACACAGCAGACGGCGGTGCTGGTAGGGCACCCGTGGCGTGAAGAGGGCAACTTGTATAACGCATTGTCCCTGTTTGCGGAAGGCAAATTGCTGGGGCGCTATTTCAAACAGCAATTGCCTAACTACGGCGTGTTCGACGAGAAACGTTACTTCTCCGCAGGCCATGAAAGCTGTGTCGTGGAACTTAATGGCTACCGGTTGGGGCTGCTTATTTGTGAAGATTTATGGTTCGATGGCCCGGTAGATGCCGCTAAAGCTGCCGGTGCAGAAGTGATATTGTCGATCAATGCTTCGCCATATAACCGTGAAAAACCGTATATTCGTAAAACTTTGATGGCAGGCCACTGCCAGCGCACTGGGTTGCCACTGGTTTATCTCAACCAGATTGGCGGGCAGGATGAGCTGATTTTTGACGGTTGTTCCAAAGTGTTCGATGCGGCGGGTAATATGACGCATCGTTTAGCGGCCTTTGCGGAACAGACCACCATGTTGCAATTGAATGAGTGCAATGTGGTACCCATGACGGCCCCTGCCGCAGAGTTACCGCCATTAGCACAAGTGTATGAAGCGCTGGTGTTGGCGGTGCGTGATTATGTGACAAAAAATGGGTTTAATGGCGCAGTGCTGGGCTTGTCCGGGGGGATTGACTCGGCGCTGACCTTGGCGATTGCAGTTGATGCGTTGGGCAAAGATAAAGTTCAGGCATTGATGATGCCGTTCCGCTACACCGCCGATATCAGTATTGCCGATGCTAAAGAAGAAGCTGAAATTCTCGGTATTGAATTTGATGTGCTGTCCATCGAGCCGATGTTTGATGCCTTTATGAGCCAACTGGCACCGATGTTTGCCGGTACTGGCCGCGATACGACAGAAGAAAATCTACAGGCACGCTGCCGTGGTGTCGTGTTAATGGCTTTGTCTAACAAACGCCGCAGTATTGTATTAACTACCGGTAACAAAAGTGAAATGGCGGTAGGCTATGCCACGCTGTACGGTGATATGGCCGGTGGTTTTGATGTGCTGA
The sequence above is drawn from the Yersinia intermedia genome and encodes:
- a CDS encoding NAD+ synthase, yielding MSRSLSIALAQLNWLVGDIEGNTERMLQTLNEQQKAGASLVMFSELALSGYPPEDLLYRDDFYQRCEAQLDRLQAATQQTAVLVGHPWREEGNLYNALSLFAEGKLLGRYFKQQLPNYGVFDEKRYFSAGHESCVVELNGYRLGLLICEDLWFDGPVDAAKAAGAEVILSINASPYNREKPYIRKTLMAGHCQRTGLPLVYLNQIGGQDELIFDGCSKVFDAAGNMTHRLAAFAEQTTMLQLNECNVVPMTAPAAELPPLAQVYEALVLAVRDYVTKNGFNGAVLGLSGGIDSALTLAIAVDALGKDKVQALMMPFRYTADISIADAKEEAEILGIEFDVLSIEPMFDAFMSQLAPMFAGTGRDTTEENLQARCRGVVLMALSNKRRSIVLTTGNKSEMAVGYATLYGDMAGGFDVLKDVPKTLVFKLSEYRNTVSYVIPQRVITRPPSAELAPDQKDEDSLPPYDILDAILEGYVEQDKSVADLVADGFDEAIVRKVIRLVDINEYKRRQSAVGPRITARNFGKDRRYPITSGFGRKNW